A window of Syngnathoides biaculeatus isolate LvHL_M chromosome 9, ASM1980259v1, whole genome shotgun sequence contains these coding sequences:
- the tmed1b gene encoding transmembrane emp24 domain-containing protein 1b, giving the protein MDLIHVSKTRLLLFVVFGWCFGEESREFTFLLQAGKSDCFFQQAIQNGTMEVEYQVIGGAGMDVDFTILNPEGTPMVAETRRSDGVHVVEPTVEGDYQVCFDNSFSHFSEKMVFFELYVEGQRGDVDGGDEWTGSEELDENMLQYKLQDMREYMDSVHKRLERSRQMQTVLRAFEARDRNLLEDNLWRVSFWSCASVLVMLCVAFTQVYTVRKLFDDKRRVFT; this is encoded by the exons ATGGATCTTATCCATGTGAGCAAAACACGGCTGCTGCTCTTCGTAGTTTTCGGGTGGTGTTTCGGGGAGGAGAGCAGGGAGTTCACTTTTCTTTTGCAAGCCGGGAAATCCGATTGTTTCTTCCAACAGGCAATACAGAATGGTACGATGGAGGTCGAATATCAG gTTATAGGAGGAGCTGGCATGGATGTGGATTTCACCATCCTGAATCCAGAGGGGACCCCGATGGTTGCAGAGACCCGTCGCTCTGATGGCGTTCATGT GGTGGAGCCCACAGTGGAGGGAGACTATCAAGTCTGCTTTGACAACAGCTTCAGCCACTTCTCAGAGAAGATGGTGTTCTTTGAGCTGTATGTCGAGGGACAACGAGGAGATGTGGATGGTGGTGATGAGTGGACCGGTTCAGAGGAGTTGGATGAAAACATGTTGCAGTACAAGCTGCAGGATATGAGG GAGTACATGGACTCTGTACACAAACGTCTGGAGCGTAGTCGGCAGATGCAAACGGTGCTGCGAGCTTTTGAGGCGAGGGACAGAAACCTTTTGGAAGATAACCTGTGGAGGGTGTCGTTTTGGTCATGTGCCAGTGTGCTGGTGATGCTGTGCGTGGCCTTCACGCAG GTCTACACTGTGCGTAAACTTTTTGACGATAAGCGGAGAGTGTTCACATAA